In Maritimibacter sp. DP1N21-5, a genomic segment contains:
- a CDS encoding glycosyltransferase family 4 protein, whose protein sequence is MRPIRHFADRPHVAIVDPCSAAGYDLPDIEAGGLGGTEATVLRISAALGASFDITHFQHGRSVEQRSIAGRLCPLGDRGPTGDFDALVVINRWKVAVALRRRYPGTAVFLWLHVYPGRHNRKMGTALKEAGITVICVSLTHERYLETFLNAAAMPRSVVIYNPLNDALQPDGTPRDPCRLLFASSPHKGLAEVFAQFATLRAQVPDLTLAVADPGYLRWECGPVPEGVTFLGALSHPALMEHLRRALCLFYPQTTFAETFGLILAEANAVGTPVLVHGALGANAEIVADRNQHVDGHDPAQILARIQAWRRTAPRVRSNPAFRLSSVAQKWADLLSSAVAVQDHLEVQS, encoded by the coding sequence ATGAGGCCCATTCGCCACTTCGCCGATCGTCCGCATGTCGCCATCGTCGACCCCTGTAGTGCTGCGGGCTATGACCTGCCCGATATCGAGGCCGGCGGGCTTGGCGGCACGGAGGCGACCGTTCTGCGCATCTCGGCGGCGCTCGGGGCGTCGTTCGACATCACGCATTTCCAGCACGGCCGCAGTGTCGAGCAACGGTCGATCGCCGGTCGGCTTTGCCCACTTGGTGACCGGGGTCCGACAGGCGATTTCGACGCGCTGGTGGTGATCAACCGCTGGAAAGTGGCGGTTGCCCTTCGCCGGCGATACCCCGGCACGGCGGTGTTCCTGTGGCTGCATGTCTATCCCGGCCGCCACAACCGAAAGATGGGGACGGCGTTGAAAGAGGCCGGCATCACGGTCATCTGCGTCTCGCTGACCCATGAAAGGTATCTCGAGACGTTTCTGAACGCCGCCGCGATGCCTCGCTCCGTGGTGATCTACAACCCGCTGAACGATGCCCTCCAGCCCGACGGCACGCCGCGCGATCCTTGTCGGCTCCTGTTCGCAAGCTCGCCACACAAGGGGCTGGCCGAGGTTTTCGCCCAGTTCGCGACTTTGCGTGCGCAAGTGCCGGACCTTACCCTCGCCGTCGCAGATCCCGGCTATTTGCGATGGGAATGCGGGCCGGTGCCGGAAGGTGTGACATTTCTCGGCGCGCTGTCGCATCCGGCGCTGATGGAGCATCTGCGCCGCGCCCTCTGCCTCTTCTATCCGCAGACCACCTTTGCCGAGACCTTCGGGCTCATCCTTGCCGAGGCGAACGCCGTCGGAACACCTGTCCTCGTGCATGGCGCTCTGGGGGCGAATGCGGAAATCGTGGCGGACCGGAATCAGCACGTAGACGGACATGATCCGGCCCAGATCCTCGCCCGCATCCAGGCGTGGCGGCGCACGGCACCGCGGGTGCGCTCCAATCCCGCCTTTCGCCTGTCATCCGTTGCGCAGAAATGGGCGGATCTTCTGAGCTCCGCCGTCGCCGTTCAAGACCATCTCGAGGTGCAATCATGA
- a CDS encoding glycosyltransferase family 2 protein yields the protein MISGPLAPCVDIIIPTFNRAHLIEGAIRAALVQSWWNSRVHVIDDASTDATARVVEPFFAHPKFNYIRLAHNLGTAQAKNAGLLLTAGDAVTFHDSDDIPHRDKVLHQVRRLSAQDVRADGCLNWPLANKEAGQNLTVSVVLTHHELILPDGRRVEIRRDLSLLDDVFPNLQMGAEVPGEWTHINSGLFRTDVFRRLGGFEDCVEEDRELRNRLILNGEVIWIVPELLLTKIETPDSLTQSPVSDYVSERRRADRQRVWQKVEDWRHSGRVEPVPVDCPALEVRQVSRPEWLQRRDMPASPETLARVDNILTAETSDRVAAQ from the coding sequence ATGATCTCGGGTCCTCTCGCCCCCTGCGTGGACATCATCATTCCGACCTTCAACCGCGCGCATCTGATCGAGGGCGCCATCCGGGCGGCGCTCGTGCAAAGCTGGTGGAACAGTCGCGTCCATGTCATCGACGACGCGAGCACCGATGCCACGGCGCGGGTGGTGGAACCCTTCTTCGCGCATCCGAAGTTCAATTACATACGCCTCGCGCACAACCTCGGCACGGCGCAGGCCAAGAACGCGGGCCTTCTGCTGACCGCCGGCGACGCAGTGACCTTCCACGATTCCGATGACATTCCGCATCGCGACAAGGTCTTGCATCAGGTGCGCCGGCTGAGCGCGCAGGACGTTCGCGCGGACGGTTGCCTGAACTGGCCCCTCGCGAACAAAGAGGCCGGCCAAAACCTCACGGTAAGCGTGGTGCTCACCCATCACGAGCTGATTTTGCCCGACGGACGACGGGTGGAGATCCGGCGCGACCTGTCGCTTCTGGATGACGTGTTTCCCAACCTCCAGATGGGCGCAGAGGTGCCCGGGGAATGGACACATATCAATTCGGGGCTCTTCCGGACCGATGTATTTCGTCGTCTCGGCGGGTTCGAGGATTGCGTCGAAGAAGACCGCGAGCTTCGCAATCGACTGATCCTGAATGGCGAAGTCATCTGGATCGTGCCGGAGCTGCTTTTGACCAAGATCGAGACGCCCGATAGCCTGACCCAGTCGCCGGTCTCGGACTATGTCAGTGAACGTCGCCGTGCGGACCGGCAGAGGGTCTGGCAAAAGGTCGAGGATTGGCGGCACAGCGGACGGGTGGAGCCGGTGCCGGTCGATTGTCCGGCGCTCGAGGTCCGTCAGGTCAGCCGCCCCGAATGGCTACAGCGGCGCGACATGCCGGCGTCGCCTGAGACCCTTGCCCGGGTCGACAACATCCTGACAGCCGAAACCTCGGACCGGGTGGCCGCGCAATGA
- a CDS encoding glycosyltransferase family 2 protein, translating into MLRLFTALGLVILAAVLPTFGALICVALVVIQIALMALRPLLACVPARLSMSARESADPWFSVHVATHSEPPRVVIDTLRGLLDQDWPESRYEIIVMDNNTADDALWRPVERFCSAYPGRIRFLLRMGVSGAKAGALTIALEQTDPRASHIVTVDADYVVTRDFLRRAAAALHRTGADYVQFPQSYSDATLAAPGINAELEEYFRTKAARADVAEAVLLTGTLCVISRDALTAAGGWSGSTTTEDAELGVRLCKGGYSGRFINQVVGKGLLPLSLRDLERQRYRWCSGNFQTLMTHAATIFTRTGALSLHKRLVVLSQLTAWFNLALIPAMLLGAWLLTGRADSTASTLAACAIVLSLCDIVIRVLARGLRDGLPPGVLARALACRIALAPQSAKATFDALAGSRLTFVVTDKSGLKDAAARNFSVCPWLPFLAAAVLFIVAHPTNPLILAALGALMLPLPAAMLTFRSLRGYRQAVLLLGREAMA; encoded by the coding sequence ATGCTACGGCTTTTCACGGCTTTGGGACTTGTGATTCTCGCGGCCGTCTTGCCGACCTTCGGTGCCCTTATCTGTGTAGCTCTGGTGGTCATTCAGATCGCCCTGATGGCGCTTCGGCCGCTTCTTGCCTGTGTGCCCGCGCGGCTTTCGATGTCTGCGCGAGAGTCCGCTGACCCCTGGTTCTCGGTCCATGTGGCGACCCATTCGGAACCCCCGCGGGTCGTTATCGACACCCTGCGCGGGCTGCTGGATCAGGATTGGCCGGAGTCGCGCTACGAGATCATCGTGATGGACAACAACACCGCCGACGATGCGCTCTGGCGGCCGGTAGAGCGGTTCTGCTCCGCCTACCCGGGTCGGATCAGGTTCCTGCTTCGCATGGGCGTTTCCGGGGCCAAAGCCGGCGCGCTGACCATAGCTCTGGAGCAAACGGACCCGCGCGCCAGTCACATCGTCACCGTGGACGCAGATTATGTCGTGACCCGGGATTTCCTGCGACGGGCGGCCGCCGCACTTCACCGTACCGGCGCGGACTATGTCCAGTTTCCGCAGTCCTATAGCGACGCAACGCTGGCCGCGCCTGGGATCAATGCCGAACTCGAGGAATACTTCCGAACCAAAGCCGCACGGGCGGATGTGGCAGAGGCGGTTTTGCTGACGGGAACGCTGTGCGTCATTTCGCGGGACGCCCTGACCGCAGCGGGCGGATGGTCCGGGAGCACCACGACCGAGGACGCGGAACTTGGCGTTCGGCTTTGTAAAGGCGGGTATTCTGGACGGTTCATCAATCAGGTGGTCGGCAAGGGGCTCTTGCCGCTTTCGCTGCGCGATCTGGAGCGGCAGCGGTATCGCTGGTGCAGCGGGAATTTCCAGACACTCATGACCCATGCTGCGACGATCTTCACGCGGACGGGCGCACTCAGCCTTCACAAACGTCTCGTCGTCCTGTCGCAGTTGACCGCCTGGTTCAACCTGGCCCTCATCCCGGCCATGCTCTTGGGCGCATGGCTTCTGACAGGGCGCGCGGACAGCACTGCTTCGACGCTGGCCGCCTGTGCCATCGTTCTGAGCCTTTGCGATATCGTGATCCGCGTGTTGGCCCGGGGCTTGCGGGACGGGCTGCCTCCGGGCGTCCTGGCACGGGCCCTCGCCTGTCGCATCGCGCTGGCGCCTCAATCGGCCAAGGCCACATTCGATGCGCTGGCGGGCAGCCGGCTGACGTTCGTCGTGACCGACAAGTCCGGCCTGAAGGACGCGGCAGCGAGAAACTTCTCGGTCTGTCCCTGGCTGCCCTTCCTCGCCGCCGCCGTCCTCTTCATCGTCGCGCATCCGACAAATCCGCTCATTCTCGCGGCGCTCGGTGCGCTGATGCTGCCGTTGCCTGCGGCGATGCTGACCTTCCGAAGTTTGCGCGGCTATCGGCAGGCCGTCCTGCTGCTCGGACGGGAGGCCATGGCATGA